A portion of the Cryptomeria japonica chromosome 5, Sugi_1.0, whole genome shotgun sequence genome contains these proteins:
- the LOC131034658 gene encoding small nuclear ribonucleoprotein SmD1a — MKLVRFLMKLNNETVNIELKNGTVVHGTITGVDISMNTHLKTVKLTLKGKAPVTLDHLSVRGNNIRYYILPDSLNLEALLVEDTPRIKPKKAAAGKPIGRGRGRGRGRGRGRGR, encoded by the exons ATGAAGCTTGTCCG GTTTCTGATGAAGTTGAACAACGAAACAGTTAACATTGAACTCAAGAATGGAACTGTAGTCCATGGGACCATTACGG GGGTTGACATAAGCATGAACACACACTTGAAGACAGTGAAACTAACGCTGAAGGGGAAAGCTCCTGTAACACTTGACCATCTCAGTGTCAGGGGAAATAATATTCGGTACTATATTTTGCCTGATAGCTTGAACCTGGAAGCACTGCTGGTGGAAGATACACCAAGAATCAAGCCAAAGAAGGCAGCTGCTG GCAAACCTATTGGTCGTGGGCGTGGACGAGGAAGGGGCCGTGGCCGTGGTCGTGGGCGGTAA